TGGTGCAGGCCGAGACCGTCACCGCGCTGCAGAACCTGGAAGCCATCTGCGCGGTGGACGGCGTCGACGGCGTCTTTATCGGCCCCGCCGACCTCGCCGCATCGATGGGCCATCGCGGCCGCCCCGGCCATCCCGAAGTACAGGCTGCGATCGAAGGGGCGATGCGGACCATCATCGCCAGCGGCAAGGCCGCCGGCACGCTGACCTCCGATCCTGCGCTGGCGCGCCGCTACCTCGAACTCGGCTGCACCTTCGTGGCTACCGGCGTCGACGTGCTGGTCTATGCCAACGCCGCGCGCAAGCTGGCGGCATCGTTCCGCGAGCAATCGGCCGACGCTGCCGCCGACACCAAGCCCTCCGCCGCGTACTGACCCGCTTCAGGACTAACCATGCAAGCCGTCCCCCAGACTCACGAATCCACGCTGCGCGCGATGGAAGCCATCGTCGGCGCCAACGCCTGCCGCACCGGCGAGGCCGACACCCAGGCCTACGTCACCGACTACCGCGGCATCTACCGCGGCCAGGCGCAGGTGGTGGTGCTGCCATCGTCGACGGAACAGGTCAGCCAGGTGCTGCAGTGGTGCCATGCCAACCGCGTGCCGGTGGTGCCGCAGGGCGGCAATACCTCGCTGATGGGCGGCGCGGTGCCCGACGACAGCGGTACCGCGGTGGTGGTCAACCTGGGCCGCATGAACCGCGTGCTGGAAGTCGACACTATCAACGACACCATGACCGTGCAGGCCGGCGTGACGCTGAGCGCCGCACGCGGTGCAGCCGAAGGGGAAGGGCGCCTGTTCCCGCTGCGCATCGGTTCTGAAGGCTCGTGCCAGATCGGCGGCAACCTGTCGACCAATGCCGGCGGCACCGCGGTGCTGCGCTACGGCAATATGCGCGACCTCGTGCTCGGCATCGAGGCGGTGCTGCCCGACGGGCGCATCTTCTCGTCGCTGCGAGGCCTGCGCAAGGACAACACCGGCTACGACCTCAAGCATTTGTTCATCGGCGCCGAAGGCACGCTTGGCATCATCACCGGTGCCGTGCTCAAGCTGATGCCGCAGCCGCGCAGCACCGCCGTGGCGCTGGTTGCGGTCAAGGACCCGGCCGCCGCCGTGGCGCTGCTCGGCGAAGCCAAGCGGCTCTCCGGCCAGGCCGTCAGCGCCTTCGAGCTGATTTCGAGGCCCGCGCTGGAACTGGTGCTGGAATTCCTCGGTAACGTTGCCGCGCCGCTGCAGGACCGCCACGACTGGATGGTGCTGGTCGAACTGACTTCCGGCACCGACGCTGAAAGCCTCAACGCCACGCTGATGGAAATCCTCGAGTCCGGCTTCGGCCAGGGGCTCGTGCTGGATGCCGCCGTCGCCTCCAGCCTGTCCGACGTCCAGACCTTCTGGCGCATCCGCGAAGAGATCTCTGACGCCCAGACGCGCACCGGCGGCAGCATCAAGTGCGATGTCTCGGTGCCGCTGTCGCGCATCGCAGCCTTTGTCGAAGAGGCCTCCGCCGGGGTGCTGGAACTGGTGCCGGACGCGCGCATGGTGATCTATGGGCACATGGGCGACGGCAATGTCCATTTCAACCCGCTGCGGCCCAAGGACCTGGCGGCAAAGGATTTCCTGGCGCGGTGGTATGAGCCGGTGTCGACGCTGGTGGATGGCCTGGCTTACGCCGGCAACGGCTCGGTGTCGGCCGAGCATGGCATCGGCGTGGGCAAGCGCGACGACCTGGTGCGCTACAAGTCGCGGGTCGAACTGGAACTGATGTGGCAGGTCAAGCAGGCGCTCGATCCGCTGAACCTGCTCAATCCGGGCAAGGTGCTGCCGGTGCTTGGCGCATAGGGCGTTGTTCCGCCGCCAATCGCGGTGGCGGGCAGGTGAGGCCACAAGGGCCGGGTAAAGCGCACGCGTGGCATGAACCGGCCAACTCGGCTAAGGTGTGTGTTCAAGACACGGGCCGGATGCCGGTGATTCGTCACACGGCGTCCGGCGCAACAGGGCCGGTTGCCTGCACGGGTTCCACAGCGCAGGCAACATGGCCCGGACCACATCGCCCCGACAGCCCACCATGAGCGCTCACGCCACCCCCAGCGTCCCCGGCCTCGAAAAGCCCGAACTCCTTTATCCCTGCGGCGAGCCGCCCGAACCCGGCCGCGCCATCGAAGTCGCGCCCGGCGTGATGTGGCTGCGCATGCCGATGCCGCTCGGCCTGAACCATATCAACCTGTGGGCAATCCGCGACGACAACGGCTGGGCCGCGGTCGACTCCGGCCTGCAGACCCCGCAAACCGCGCAGGCCTGGCGCACGCTGTTCGGCACCGACGGCGCCCTGGCCGGCGGCCTGACACGCCTGTTCGTCACCCACAT
This genomic window from Cupriavidus sp. P-10 contains:
- a CDS encoding FAD-binding oxidoreductase — its product is MEAIVGANACRTGEADTQAYVTDYRGIYRGQAQVVVLPSSTEQVSQVLQWCHANRVPVVPQGGNTSLMGGAVPDDSGTAVVVNLGRMNRVLEVDTINDTMTVQAGVTLSAARGAAEGEGRLFPLRIGSEGSCQIGGNLSTNAGGTAVLRYGNMRDLVLGIEAVLPDGRIFSSLRGLRKDNTGYDLKHLFIGAEGTLGIITGAVLKLMPQPRSTAVALVAVKDPAAAVALLGEAKRLSGQAVSAFELISRPALELVLEFLGNVAAPLQDRHDWMVLVELTSGTDAESLNATLMEILESGFGQGLVLDAAVASSLSDVQTFWRIREEISDAQTRTGGSIKCDVSVPLSRIAAFVEEASAGVLELVPDARMVIYGHMGDGNVHFNPLRPKDLAAKDFLARWYEPVSTLVDGLAYAGNGSVSAEHGIGVGKRDDLVRYKSRVELELMWQVKQALDPLNLLNPGKVLPVLGA